One part of the Gemmatimonadaceae bacterium genome encodes these proteins:
- a CDS encoding deoxyhypusine synthase family protein yields MNTSGGNSREIAGADSGAGSAADAGKAAGAISGNPTLPRGGPVSQFLRHQYRHFNAATVIDAADAYTAHLDGGGKMFVTLAGAMSTAELGISLAEMIRQDRIQAITCTGANLEEDIFNLVAHDHYVRVPNYRDLTPADEAELLERHMNRVTDTCIPEMEAMRRIEKAVLDEWVAADGRGDRYFPHEFMYRILRNGSLEGSYQIDAKDSWMVAAAEKNLPMFVPGWEDSTLGNMYAGHCISGDVKNMHTVRTGIEYMMVLADWYTDNSADGTIGFFQIGGGIAGDFPICVVPMLHQDLQRTNVPVWGYFCQISDSTTSYGSYSGAVPNEKITWGKLAVDTPKFVIESDASIVAPLIFALVLGA; encoded by the coding sequence ATGAACACTTCAGGCGGGAATTCACGGGAAATAGCAGGCGCTGATTCCGGGGCAGGTTCAGCCGCCGATGCGGGGAAAGCGGCAGGCGCCATTTCAGGGAATCCAACGCTGCCTCGCGGCGGGCCGGTATCGCAGTTCCTGCGTCATCAGTACCGGCACTTCAACGCAGCCACTGTCATCGACGCCGCCGACGCATACACAGCGCATCTCGACGGTGGCGGCAAGATGTTCGTGACTCTTGCCGGCGCGATGAGTACCGCCGAGCTCGGGATCTCGCTGGCCGAGATGATCCGGCAGGACCGCATTCAGGCGATTACGTGCACGGGCGCGAATCTCGAGGAGGACATTTTCAACCTCGTCGCGCACGATCATTATGTGCGGGTTCCGAATTACAGGGACCTCACTCCTGCCGACGAAGCAGAGCTCCTGGAGCGGCACATGAACCGCGTGACAGATACCTGCATTCCGGAAATGGAGGCGATGCGTCGCATTGAAAAGGCAGTGCTGGACGAATGGGTTGCGGCAGATGGGCGCGGCGACCGGTACTTCCCGCACGAGTTCATGTACCGGATTCTGCGCAACGGGTCGCTCGAAGGAAGCTATCAGATCGACGCGAAGGACTCATGGATGGTAGCTGCCGCCGAGAAAAACCTGCCGATGTTCGTTCCCGGCTGGGAGGATTCGACATTAGGCAACATGTATGCAGGCCATTGTATTTCGGGCGATGTGAAAAATATGCATACGGTTCGGACGGGCATCGAGTACATGATGGTGCTGGCAGACTGGTACACGGATAATTCCGCGGACGGAACCATCGGGTTTTTTCAGATTGGTGGTGGCATCGCCGGAGACTTTCCGATTTGCGTCGTGCCGATGCTGCATCAGGATCTGCAGCGCACGAACGTTCCCGTCTGGGGTTACTTCTGCCAGATATCGGATTCGACCACCAGCTACGGCTCGTATTCGGGAGCGGTGCCCAACGAGAAGATCACCTGGGGGAAGCTGGCCGTGGACACGCCGAAATTTGTGATAGAGAGCGACGCCAGTATCGTTGCGCCGCTGATTTTCGCGCTCGTGCTGGGGGCGTAG
- a CDS encoding DUF5715 family protein, translating into MIAKAARAAITVLTFSAASVATAGAAGLGGSPESMRLQHNVAVENDYDFLRNSRELRALVAAGNLDELTGNANYRLARVSYPYAHAEVRLFVERLSSQYRAATGNLLVVTSLTRPSSEQPRNAHKLSVHPAGMAVDFRVPKVSADRAWLEQALLGLENSRVLDVTLERRPAHYHVAVFPAEYKAYVTAATSAEQGAAAIAKNAAVPAVTAPNTPTAASALSAPAASGSNSRSRGAPLLAMLGFSLFAIPAVILRRTGRNMKFPDRFDRRAKRDA; encoded by the coding sequence TTGATCGCAAAAGCAGCACGCGCAGCCATCACTGTATTGACCTTTTCAGCTGCCTCCGTCGCTACGGCTGGAGCGGCCGGGCTCGGCGGTTCCCCGGAGTCGATGCGGCTGCAGCACAACGTGGCAGTCGAAAACGACTATGATTTCCTGCGCAATTCCCGCGAGCTGCGAGCTCTCGTAGCCGCCGGCAACCTGGATGAATTAACGGGGAATGCCAACTATCGGCTGGCGCGCGTTTCGTATCCGTATGCGCACGCCGAGGTTCGCCTTTTTGTAGAGCGCCTCTCGTCTCAGTACCGTGCCGCAACCGGTAATTTGCTCGTCGTCACCAGCCTGACCCGGCCATCGTCTGAGCAGCCGCGCAACGCACACAAGCTGTCGGTTCACCCAGCAGGCATGGCGGTTGACTTTCGCGTCCCAAAAGTCTCCGCCGATCGGGCGTGGCTGGAGCAGGCGTTGCTCGGCCTGGAAAATTCACGCGTTCTCGACGTGACGCTCGAACGGCGCCCGGCGCATTATCACGTGGCTGTCTTTCCCGCCGAATACAAAGCCTATGTTACTGCCGCAACAAGCGCTGAGCAGGGCGCTGCGGCGATCGCAAAGAACGCGGCTGTACCGGCAGTTACAGCACCCAATACTCCTACGGCTGCATCGGCCCTATCCGCGCCTGCAGCCTCCGGGAGCAACAGTCGCTCAAGGGGCGCGCCGCTCCTGGCGATGCTGGGCTTCAGCTTATTTGCAATACCGGCGGTTATCCTGCGTCGAACAGGCCGCAATATGAAATTTCCCGATCGCTTCGACAGACGCGCCAAACGCGACGCCTGA